DNA from Oxyura jamaicensis isolate SHBP4307 breed ruddy duck chromosome 4, BPBGC_Ojam_1.0, whole genome shotgun sequence:
GGAAGGTATTCGTAAATATTCCTACGTGAAAGATGAAGTTAGAGCAATAAAACGTTATGCGCTGTGGCATAACAAACACCATGCTAAATACTTGATGCTTTCTGGCAATTACTGGCTTTTCACATCCCCCATACCTATTAAAATGCTGCCAGTTTACTGTGCTAGTGAcctctgttttgaaatgtcagACAGTCTAATGggttttcatttcataaatCATAACTAGGCCAGTGAGTGACTTAGACAACTTTATGAAGATAACTTTTGCTTCAGAGTAATTCAATTTAGGATTCCAAAAAAAACAGCGTTatactttctcttctctgagaTATGGCTGTGGTGGCTTTTAGGGGAGAGTAAGCTGAGAAACGTTTTTATGTAAGCATTTGGTCTGTAAGGGCCGGATTGGTTTAGTTACAATGAATTGTTATATAATTAGAGTAAAACCAAACTACATTTAGAAAGGAGGAGATATTACACATTTGTAAGGGCTTATCCCTTGTTATCCCTTGGCTGCTTTTCCTGGGAACGTGCAGTACACTTCTTGGGGTTTCTACAAAACAGGGCAACTTTTGGAGCCCTCTCCTTGACCTGGGGCTACGGTTGGTGCCGTTGGGAGCTGCCGCGGTTTGTGCTCTCGGAGGGAGCTGCCGGTGCCTGGTTCTCCACGCCTCTGTTTCTAGGTGGTGGCTGATGTTGCTGGCACACAGAAAGCTTTGCAGTCAAATTTGTGAGATGGAAGCAGCCACTGTTAACAGCTACGTATGGATGTTAATTTTACATGTCgaaaacatttctgatataAAGACATGCTGTTACCAAATGCCAGGAGCTTCCTGTGATTGCTGGAGGTAGTGGTTCCACCCAAAGGAACCAGGCTCTTCATGGGTAATAAACAGGTGTTGAGCATTAAAACATGGATTAATCTTGCTCTGTATTGTAATAATACAGAGGGAGACTGCGTTGTATGGCTGGCTGGGGCAACTGAGGGGGGGGGAATATTAacagattttctatttcaaTAATGAAGTAAATCTTGCTTCTCACTACCAAGTACACCATTCTGTGTATTCTATAGCCTGAAAATTATAGTAGCCTAGTACTCTTAAGCCTGAAAGCTTAAAACAATTTAGTGTTAGAGATGTGATTGAGCAAACTTAATGGGTGGATGGATAGTGCACcatttcatctgatttttctgtcaaaTGCCATGCGGCCATTTGTCTCCTGTTGTTTCTTTAGCTCAAAGTCTGTGGTTTATTAATGAGTGGCATAATAAAGATGTGGAGTTGTGGAGGGAAGTGCTTcaaggaggcagaggaagcaCAATAGTCATGTACAAAAACTCCGAAGCATGCACTTCAGCTGTCTCTGAAGTGGGAAAGGAGCTGAAATAGATCTTATGCACTACTGGAAGAGCACATGTTCCAGTTGCAGATCTTGAGATCTTGCTTCCTAATCAAGCACCAGTTCTATGAGAAAACTCTTGAGTAGTTGTCAGCCTTGGTTAGTCAGGAGTTTTGCGGCGTTCCCCTGTTGTGGATGAGTAGCCAGACCAAGGGATTAGCTGCAGTTTTCGTGGCTTGTCCCTTTCTTAAAACAAGGCAATGtcattaattatattatatgCATATAACTAATTACATTATTCAGCGTGGGGATGGGTAGGCTGTGAAAAATACTTGTTGCCGACACCCGAATTCTGAGTGTGGGGACAAACCATTTTGGTGTACAGGACTTCTCATAGTTTTAAATAAACTCTTCAGTCAGAGCTTTTGCTGAAACATCACACGCACGATTTCTTGCACCACCATGATACTGGGAGCTCACTTCTTGTGTGGTGGTCCTGCTCCTTGCTTGGACGGCAAGGATTCGGGTCAGAGGAGCCCGTTTGTGAGGACGCggagcagcccccagctttGTGGAGGCCAGACATCGCCTTCAAGGTAATGCAACATTCAACTGCCAGTGCAAGTTTTAAAAGTTAGTTTTTGTTTGCCCTTGTAACATTTGTCTTCTCGTAAATGTGACCTGCAAACTGGCTGAGCGAGAACTGCTGTGGCTACCCTGACAAAGGCGTGGTTTGCTCTTGGACTTTTTTCTGAGGTGTTTTGCATCATCTGTAGTTCTGTACACTGACATTTAAAGGCAAGACAAGGCCAGGCAGCAAATTCTTTTAGCTCAAATGTAGAGGCAAATGGATGGCTCTGCCCTTACAAATAAAGAATCGGATGACTGCTGCTTCCTTCATTGGTTTTAAAGGAAGTGGCTCACTTGAAGCATTTTGCTACAATTATTTCAAATGAGGCACGTGAGCTGCTTGCTGCCTCTCGGCTATACTCCTGTTGCTCTGCGGTGAATGGTCAGATCAGTTCTGCACAGGGCTGGCTGTATAATGCCTCCATTTGGCTCTCTGCCTGTTTCTTTGCATTACATAACCATGTCCCCTGCCTATCATGTTTCCTTTCCCCCAGATGCAAAGCACACACATTCCGTAACTATACTGATGCGATTGATAGAAGTGCAAACGCTATTTTCTTTTGTCCCCAAAGGAATCATAACAGTAGTTCATGGAAGGAATGaagatggggaaaacaaaaatcttactTGGTGGTGGTCTGGAAAACTGTGAAATTGGCTTCAGTTGCAGAGAATGCTGTGGTGTGTTTCTGTTCGGCCTTTAGTTGCATCACTGCCAGTCACAGGACGAACAGCCTGGTTTGAAACTGTCCTGATCAGCAGGCCTTTCAAACAGAACTAGCACAAAGCTAAGCCtgctctttattaaaaaaacaagccccaaaacaacaacaacaaaaaccagaagCCCTGCCACcacaaccaacaaaaaacctcCACTAATTCTCATAGATACATGCACAAATTGGTTTCCATGCAGCACAGCCCACTGTTACACTTCCTCGTCCAAGCGATGTTGTGAGTGATCACAGTGGGGCCAAGACTTCATTACCTTTTCCTTAGATGAGGGTGCCAGTATCATTCATTCACTCTCTCACTCTTGATGAGCAAAGGGGGGGAACTAACACATGTATAACTTAAGGTACTCCGCTTGGGAAGACTCCTTGCTTCCATGACAGCTGAGGCCAGGAGTAGTCCGGGAGTCAGTCCTTGAAGATACTGCAATGCGCATATCTTAAGGCTCAAACAAAGCTATGATAAGAATTTCCTGCAATGCCTCTACAAGAAATATGGATCTTCCAATGCTTTTATAGGGAGCTTCTATTTGTACTGTTTGGGCAGTGTGCCAAGCTGCCATAAAGTGCTTGTATGCAGGGCTTGCCCTGTATTTCATTCAACATCACGTTAGCAtttgagttgatttttttttccgcTTAAGTAGACACCCATCTGACTGATCTATACATATAAAACCAAAGCAGTGAAGTCTGCATAGAAGCAGTGCTGTGGAAGGTCAGTGACCATGCCCTCCTGTTAGGGGTTCTGTTCCACTTTGCCTCCAGCCTTTGGCTGCATAAGGTGCTTGCTCCAATTGTATTAGAAGGAGGAAATGGTGCTTTGTATTCCAGCCCTTCTGGCTGGAGCTGTGAATGCTAAATTTCATACTCAGAAGTACAAGTTACTAGTTTCTATTTTACCTTTTCATCAGCTGTGTGACCACAGAGAGACAAACCGAGGCAGTCTTCTCAGCTTACCTGTATTAATACAGGTGTGAGGAGAGCGGCCCAGTGTTTTGGTCTTGGATTTCTGAAGCTACTCCATATCTTGTAGTTAAATATCTCAGGTCTGTGCATGTTGGTAGCGTGTTTCAGACTGGTGGTTATGTGCCACACTGCGCAGGGCAGTCCGTGGCAGGCTGCAGTGCTCCGCTGCTGCGTATCCGAGCGTGATCAGCATGCTGAATGGGTGGACTTCAGGATACTAATGCTTCTAATCTCAGCTAAGTGGTTTATATATCAAAAAGTGAAGCACTCTGAAAAATACACTCCCAAAATGGGATCAAATTAGGTGAAGTAGCAAatccaattaattttttttattatagcACTCCAGTATCTCCAGTGAGACATTTGTTCTTCTACATCATGACAAACTGTCACAGCTGTGCTTTCTGCGTGGGCTCCTAGATTCAATTAATTCTCAACATACAGAACAGTGGATTTGGTATTTTGCAAAGGTCTTTTCACGTGTCCTTAGAGGTGGCACTTGTCTCATGGATAAATGATGTTTGTGTAACCCTATTGCTGTGCAGTGTTCCTTATCTTTAATGCCTGTAATGAGAGACTGTGAAATTAGCACTGAACTTGATCAGgtaacttcttttttcttttgacatccTCAGTAACCACTTTTGCAGCTTGTGAGAAGttggagagagacagaaatgaaCTGCAGGTTGCTTATGAaggatttctgcagaaattaaacGAGCAACATCGCGGTGATTTAGTTGAGCTGGAGGAGAGGCTTAAACAGTTTTATACTGCAGAATGTGAGAAGCTCCAAAGTATCTGCATCGAAGAAGCTGAGAAGTACAAAGCACAACTCCAGGAGCAGGTCTGTGACGTTTAAGTAGGAATATTCTCTAGTAATTGTTTTATGCTATAAATGAGTCTTCAGGGAATCCCAATTTTAGCTATTTTTGAAGGTGTTTTGTCTAGTGTGAAACTCCACTtcactgcaattaaaaaaatgttactgcacTAAGCCATCCAGATCGCAAGCTTGTGCTTAAACATGTTAGAAATTGGTAGTGTGCTGCAAGCTTCAACTACCTCTGGAGTTCTACTCGCTGTTTGAGGCAGCTTGAGCTTTAAGATTTATAAAGCCCCACCTGGCTCATGAATTTGCTTTGCAGCAACTCCACGTGTGTGATGTGCACGCATCCTTCTGTTGGTATCAGTGAACTGTAAGGTTTTGCTCTCATCTATTAAGTGTTGTATGTGGCTTAGCTTCTCCTGTGACTGTATGTGAAGTAGATTTATGCATGGCCTAAAGCCACTGGAACAACACCTTAAACAAGGGTTAAGTTCACACACTAAGGGGAAAAATTCATCTTGTCATATTGCAGGTGGACAATTTGAATATCACACATGAAAACTTTAAGCTGGAACTTGAAAACAGCCACTCAGAAAAAGTAGAGGAACTGAGAAAGGAATACGAATCCTCTTTTTCGGGCAAGTATTTTGTGTTCAAGTACCTACATTATAGCACTGCTAGTCATGGACAAAAATCATTAAGCACATCAAACCTGAATAAGGATGTTTTGTTGGTCTTGCTGGTCAGCTGTCTTTACAAATGCTGGCTGAATTCCTCCTTTTCCTACTGAACAAGTCCCATTTTACACACAGACATAACCATAATCCCATTATAGTTGAAGGAAACTTTCAAAACCACACATGAGTGGagatgactttttctttcagtaaaagaTGCGTCTAAGGTGCACTCTGCCCTCAAAATGTCAAGGTAATGAGTAATTGCTCTCCCGCCCACCCTCCCCATTTCTGTATGGAGCACCTCAAAATTGAAAAGAAGGATAAATAGGGTGGTGTAGTCTCCAGATTGACATGGGAATACATGGGAATGTTTCTCCACTTGAGAAATATTACACGATGTTTTCAGGATACTGGACAAAGCTTgtttttcggggggggggggtgggtggtgGTAAGTGTGCTGTTTTAAATAGTATTGCATCTAATTGATTTAAGAGGTGGTGATTTCCATCCTCCCTCCAACTCTGCTTGGCAGCCATGTTTCCAGTGATCCTTTCACCTCCTTAAAATTGGTGACGCTTCCTCTGCAATTGGAGAGCTAGAGCTAGCTCTTCTGGGTGATATTTCCAGAGTAGGAAAGGAAATCTTTTTATGCAAGTTCCTGgaagacatttttgttgttgcatttCCCTTCAGAAACTCAGCTTTCGTCACATGTGGATCTTGTGTTCAGTTCATCCTTCTGTTGCGTGCAGATGAACGCTTTCAAACTTGACTTGTCAGCTAATGCAATGTGTATGCCAGGGGACAACCAGCAAATCTGAAGCAGCAATGAATAGGGCTGGTGCTTTGTATAGGCTTTGGAGCAGTTTGTGATAAATGAACTTTCAGTGTTGTCACTGACACTGCATCTGTGCGTTAcctgttttggctttttgtgctttttctttccagaatgaGTTTTCATGTTCTACGCGgtattaaaaatctgaaaaaaatattttttgcagagCTCAAGAATGCCCATGAATCTGAAAGGAAGTTGCTTGAAGgttcttttaaagagaaacacgAATTGCTAGAGGTATGTTAAAGGTTTGCGTCACTGTAACAGtctaaaactttaaaaaggcattttgggGATGAGCAGTGAATTTTTGGCCTAACTATGCCcatcttttcatttcagaaaaaaattcatgaattaaaatgtgaaaacgAATCTCTGAGTGACAAGCTGAAATTAGAAGAGCAAAAACAAATAGCCAAAGAAAAAGCCAATCTTGTAAGTCCAGATCTTCAAAAGTAAAGCAGACAGTGGGCAGATCTCGTATGCCTgggtttattttattgcataatATGAAAGGTTTGCAATCAAATCTGATAGAGCTCTGATACTTACTGATGTTTTATCTAAATGGATCACCTACCAGAAGTTTTTATCAAGAGCTACAGTATTGCTTATTAACCTTACCATtataaatatattgcttttcctCCAAAGGCTGCTGTCATCTGTGATGCTCCTGGGATTAGAAACGTGCTCTGAGAGGAGCCTTCCAAGCACTGGGGATGGCTAGATACAAACATGCTTATCTTTCCAGTGTGACCTGTAGTACTGCTACAGTACTACATGAAGAGAAATTCTATGcttaaaaaagtatttagaaTGTGTTGTTATTGGCACTTTCCAGATTTTGTCAGTTTTGCTACATTAAATGGGCAGTCTGCATTGGTTTCCTGGAAAGCAGGGCACGTGCAAGCGTAATTGGTCTGCATTTTACATGATGGGATAGTGATAATTATAGTGGGGTTGGACATCGCTGATTTGTATGCTTCAGCTACTTAATTTGAGAATTGTCTTCCAGCACACTCCCTGTTTTAAGACTTGGTCAAACAATCAAGTCAGAAATTGAAATAGAGGGACAGGCGTGTACTTGGAAAGAGTATAGTAAGATGGGACCAGAAGGTGAGAAAAGAGGGACAGGTGAAGACCTGATGGgtcagaggagagcagagcagaaccCCAGTAACGTGACCTCTGTCCAGCTACAGGGAGCCCTTTAGATGGAAAACCATCTGATGGGCATTCACAGAGCTTTGGGAGAGGAAAAGGCCAGAAAAAGACATCTGCTTTGTGTGTAGAAAGTGCAGACTTATGAGGAGCTGCTCTAATTTTCACtggaatttaatttctttttttcctctcttgctaCTCATCCTAGTGGCAGGGTAGAACGGCAGCCAGAAGAATCTGCAATCAGTGTTGCTGTGAGTGGGAGAGGTGATAGCAAACAGAACATGTTACGTTGCACACTGCACTTAGCAGTTTGAACTGTTATCCCACAGCTATGCTCAGATGTTATTTCAATTTGGAGCAATAGTCAAGTGCCTTTACGCAGCTGCAACTACGCAGTGCGTCCTGGCAGTGTAAGGCGCTTCAGAAGCTTGAGGCTTCTGTACAGAGAGATAAGGATTTGACACAGTGTATTGCTCCGCAGTAAGCGCACATGCTGCACTGCCAGAAATCCCATTAGCCCCTTGAAGATAGAGGTATTTGCACTATCATTTAAATAGCATCAACTTGATATTCCTATCTTTTTGCTAAAATCTTCCTGGGGCCTTTAGTCTTGTTATCTGGCTTTGTGTTCTACTACGAGTAGCTGATGTGGTGGCTGAGATGTAACTCTGAAGATGTTTTAAGGCTCTTttgggcagaaagaaaaaataaactgaatggACAGCAACATTCACTTACaattttcaggtttgtttttctccatagCTTGTGGGTTCCATTTAAAGCCATAAAAGAGGAATTACGTTGAAATTGCCTCTTTCTCTGAGACAGTACTGCATACCCTCACGCTGACCTTTGTTCAATTTCTACTTTTGAACATGAATTACAAATGCCACAGGCCTTAAAAACAGGCAGCAGAACGGAAGACACAGACAATTGGGACTTCGTGTTACCTGCAAAATGTTCTGGGTCTGTACCTTACAGCCCCTACTCTGCCACGCTCTGTGGACTGCGTCCCACAGAACTGCAAGCATCTCCCTCCAAGTCTTAGGCTTTCTGATGTGGCAATGAAGCTGTTACTCAACGTTGTACATCAGTCTTTTTACCAAAATGTGCTAAAAGaacttttgtttgctttaaagatAAACTTAGTTGTACAATACACTTAATCACTGATTAgcctctgtttgttttccactcaTGGTACCTGGAAAGGGACTGAgacttgttctgtttctgtatttttgcttgtgacaaaaaaaatctaagtgcTGGCTTGCTGTATCGTAGATAAGTCATAGATGTAAAGCAGTGTAACATACCGTAATATAACAGtaataatggaaaacaaaaaatgtttaatttcttcttatGAGCTAGCTACCTTCAGATACAGAACAGTGAAAGTCAGCTACAGCCAAGTTCACAGCTGTATAAATTGTGTGTGCTTTTTGAACTACTTCAGCACCTGAAAGCTCTTCAAATGTTTATGCTAATTACTTCTTGGGATGGGTTATGagtaatatgaaataaattttggaaCTCCTAGCCTTAGAGGGAGCCTTTCGGCACTCCTGCAAAACAAGTTTGGCTGTGACAGCTTCAGTGGTTTCCCTTGACTCACAAGGATTTTTCACATGtgtacaaaatgtattttctgaacaCCTGCTAAGAAAATCTGTAACTGCCAGTGTAAAATGAAGGACAAACCAAATCAGATTAAAAAGCAGTACTGGATCTTTTTCTCGTTCAAACCTGTCTGACTTGGTATcacttagaaaaagaaattacagcCGTCactacaatttttattttcttgctctgtctaaatagagaaataaattgtTCATGAAATTCAGGGTAATAAGGAAACTTTGTggaaatctttcagaaaaaccCGCAGATTATGTATCTGGAACAGGAGCTGGAAAGTTTGAAAGCAGTGCTGGAGATCAAGAATGAGAAACTCCATCAGCAGGATATAAAGCTAATGAAGATGGAAAAACTGGTGAGTTTCCCTTGGGGTCTGCTAGTTTTGGACCATGCCCCTGAGTTATGTCCTGGTAATGATTTCAGGCTGGTCAGGCTTGCACGCAAAGAtcaatttttgtgtttgtttaaaaggaaacatgCGATAACGTGAGACACACTGCAGGTACAATTCCATTTGTATTGGGCTGTAAAGAGGGGGAAGGAATTACCAGATGCTCTAAGTAGCCTTTCCACCTCCTAAGACAACTGCTGGGTTGTATGAACTCTTAATTTGTGGCAGGACAGGGTCCTTATCCTGTGCGGAGCCTTTGAACACTGCTGTAATATTTACTTAGGCAAGATGTTAATGAGAAAGTATAGAAAGAGATTTGGGTACAAGGGCATATGTTCATGCCAGTTTTTCAGTGGTGCACAGCATTGTGTGCTGCCCAGTACCACTGGTCTCCACTTACCAGAAAATTACTTGTAAACCTTCATCTCTTCTGACAGACGTTTGCCACAGCAGAGAAGCCCTTGGAACATAAACCAGTTATTAAATGGTTGTTTTCCTTAACTTTTGGTAACATCTACAGCAATGCAGTGCAATCAGAAAGAACAGGGAGAGTTGTTTATGTAGGGGAACTCTTCAATTCATCACTCTAGTGTGTTACTTCTGGACAGCCTTCAGTCTGCAACAGCTTATAAAACTGCTGCCTGTAACTCGTGGAAGTTACTAGAATCTGCTCATGGAGCAGCATATACCTTAGCCAGTTCCTCTTTATTGGCATCTAATCAGCACAAGTGGCAAAATGCCAGCGTTACACAAGAGTAAGGTAAGTAGGCCTACCTGGCTCCTACAGGATATTCAGCCACGATAGCCAGTCAGTGTCACATGCCTCTGTGGTCACACTGTCTGGTTTTGTGCTTCTTGCAACAAAGTCTGCAACCTCCAGACTAGGACTGTCTGCCGCGTGATAGTTAAGTCAGTAACCTGAATATATGCGTACAGCTTTTAGTTTAAACTGTGACCTTTTGTTCGAAGGTGGAAAACAACACCATCCTAATGGATAAATTAAAGAAGGTtcagcaagaaaatgaagaactaaAAGCTCGGATGGACAAACACATGGAACTTTCAAGGTGAAAAAGATCTCAGGAGTTTTAGATGTTCTTATTAACCTGGGGAAGGTGTTCCTACGAAAAGAAATCTGTACAAATATTAGTGACCATTTTTTTGTAGCTGTCTGTAGAAGAACACACTCCTCCCTTTCCTGCTTCTGTCTTTACAGATGAGCTTTCTTATGTAGAAAACCAAGCAGAAACAGGCTGTAAGGAAGTAAAGGCTCACCCTTCAGTTCTCCAAAGCAAtgtttcagggagaaaaaacaactcagaaatGTCCTCTTACAATAGATTGTTACAGGTTCTTCAAGTACTCCTGGCTTGTAAGCTAAACCTGACTTTACTTGTAACCATTTCAGTTGAGTGACTTGTGCCCAACTTTGATCAGTGGAAAGACCAGTGCATTTTAGTTAGCAATGACAGCAACATTTAACTTGGATAAAACGTGTCTGAGGTTCTCCTAACTTCAACTGCTACTTTAATGGATGGGAAAACCTTTTTAGTTTGAAGGAAACTACAGAAATTCAGGTTCTTTATAGAGTTAAGCCTGAAACAGGACCCAAATACTCCAGTAGGGCTGTTTAGAAGTATTGGTCACTGTAAGCAGGACAAGTCTCACTTCTCAGGTGCTTTTTCTGGCCATCTTCACTGGCCTTTAGGAGTGCTTCTTATTAGaactttctcctgctttttgcaAGCTACAAGTCTAAATCCAGCAAGGCTGTAAACGTGCTAAATCCTTCTTTAATTCTCACTTTAAGGAAGTAATTTACTTGTAATCAAAGCAAGATTTTATGCAAGCTCAAACTGTTCTTTAACAATTAAGTTCAATACTGTAACCTCCAACTTTGGTTACATTCTCTGATGTAAATTTGTCTTTTGCAGGCAACTTTCTACTGAGCAAGCCGTTTTACAGGAGTCACTAGAGAAAGAATCGAAAGTAAACAAACGTCTGtcaatggaaaatgaagaactTCTGTGGAAGTTGCACAACGGCGACCTATGCAGCCCAAGGAAACTGTCTCCCAGTTCTCCATCCGTGCCTCTTCAGTCCCCACGAAACTCTGGTAATTTCTCTAGTCCTACAGTATCACCAAGATGACATCTCTGAGAGAAAGGGGATTGCATTTCATTTGTGATCTGCAGAACTGATCCTAACTTTAATCACAGGAGCAAAAGCTATATTAGCTGAGTGTGACAACTAAACATAACTGGAAACTTTGGTGCAAAAATGATAAGAGACTAAGAATATGGGAGTGAGACGCTCACGTTGCTTCTCCCCAAAAGACTTGTTTATGACTTCTATGGACAGCGTTGCACAAAGCACTTATAGAGCAAGGAAAGACTTGTTCATTGCCTTTTCACCTAAGAAAAAGCTCAGGGGCTTAGAGATAAAGATCACAACCTTTATAATATGTTCCTTAtcacaaacactttttttaaaggctgtgtgtgtgcgtaTGTGCGTGCGTGCTGTGGATGGAATGGATGTAACACACTGCGCGTGTGTCTAATGCTGCCTTCTTTGCTGTGTATGTAATAAAGGATAAAAGCTGAAGACTATATACATTGACATGTACTTCCTTAATAACGGTGTCAGTATGCATGCTTTTAGCAAAGAGTACCCTCACACAGAAACGAGGAGAAACTGCCACTAGTAGTGTAGATCAGTTTCTTCTATCTTTCTGGCTTCAGTTCAGTACAAGAGTAGTGCGAAAAGCTTTGTCAATTGTCTCATTAGCGTGTTGGCCCACCTGTGTATGCTATTCTGAATGAACTTTAAGAACAAATTGAATCGCAGCCATATTATGCGTGGATTCTTGGTCTAATATCCATGCACAGCTCCATCTATTATAAggagacttcttttttttgcagGTTACAATGGATTTTGGCTTTCAAGTCAACAGGGTCATAATCCAAATTAGAACCAGGGTATCCCCAGAGGTCACAAGTTCTTATTACAGTTGCAGGTTTAGATGCCCAGACCTATCATCTTACCTGAGGAAAAGGAATCActtattttccccaaaacagcATGTCCATtgctgaggaaaaacaagatttgaaagccaaagagaaaaatgcaataaagtGTTGTTAGGTGATTGCTTAACTCAGTTCTCAAGAAGAATATTAGGTTATCTGTGAATTTCAATGTATCTGGTGACATGTTTGCTTTTCAAGCATTAACATTTGTATTAACATTCATCCCGGTTGGCTAATTTTCCCTGTGGAAGAAGGGGAAGGTGGTAGCTGTGAATAGTTATCTTGCTAATTCTGCCATTCCTTCCCTTTTAGGCTGCAGGATATCGAGTGTTTTTGCCAGTTCCTTTGGCAAAAGATCCTGTACAAGAAATTCTGTAGAGtaggtgaaaaaaaattgtcctgCCTGCTGAAACTGGAGGCTGAGGGTGTCAGCATTTCTGGAAGTGTTATATGCTGAGCTTCAGTTTAAACGAGGTAATCACATAGCTTTGCGACTCCCTTGGTCAGACC
Protein-coding regions in this window:
- the MTUS1 gene encoding microtubule-associated tumor suppressor 1 isoform X3 — its product is MLWSPKFSLSNMRVRLTAKGLLRNIRLPSGYKKSTVIFHTVDKGKQRSPKSSCIQTQTSTDVHSPGTKAAELTQYKTKCENQSGIILQLKKFLSSSNQKFEALTIVIQHLQSEREEALKQHRELSQELVNLRGELVTTFAACEKLERDRNELQVAYEGFLQKLNEQHRGDLVELEERLKQFYTAECEKLQSICIEEAEKYKAQLQEQVDNLNITHENFKLELENSHSEKVEELRKEYESSFSELKNAHESERKLLEGSFKEKHELLEKKIHELKCENESLSDKLKLEEQKQIAKEKANLKNPQIMYLEQELESLKAVLEIKNEKLHQQDIKLMKMEKLVENNTILMDKLKKVQQENEELKARMDKHMELSRQLSTEQAVLQESLEKESKVNKRLSMENEELLWKLHNGDLCSPRKLSPSSPSVPLQSPRNSGNFSSPTVSPR
- the MTUS1 gene encoding microtubule-associated tumor suppressor 1 isoform X4, translated to MFDKGKQRSPKSSCIQTQTSTDVHSPGTKAAELTQYKTKCENQSGIILQLKKFLSSSNQKFEALTIVIQHLQSEREEALKQHRELSQELVNLRGELVTTFAACEKLERDRNELQVAYEGFLQKLNEQHRGDLVELEERLKQFYTAECEKLQSICIEEAEKYKAQLQEQVDNLNITHENFKLELENSHSEKVEELRKEYESSFSELKNAHESERKLLEGSFKEKHELLEKKIHELKCENESLSDKLKLEEQKQIAKEKANLKNPQIMYLEQELESLKAVLEIKNEKLHQQDIKLMKMEKLVENNTILMDKLKKVQQENEELKARMDKHMELSRQLSTEQAVLQESLEKESKVNKRLSMENEELLWKLHNGDLCSPRKLSPSSPSVPLQSPRNSGNFSSPTVSPR
- the MTUS1 gene encoding microtubule-associated tumor suppressor 1 isoform X2, whose translation is MECLAALLAEVRASQEAMEAGQKELKHDMETSQKEIRTVLALQRSQQQVKEELKAEVKSSHLGIRNVLEEIQRVRGEMEARLNTQADLVLLIKEVSTNLTCVDKAFQKMEERQKVLTSLYLPAREDIEHGFFFEKCLHKMHVNFQKPVEANGLDEEHGNMVLRVDKGKQRSPKSSCIQTQTSTDVHSPGTKAAELTQYKTKCENQSGIILQLKKFLSSSNQKFEALTIVIQHLQSEREEALKQHRELSQELVNLRGELVTTFAACEKLERDRNELQVAYEGFLQKLNEQHRGDLVELEERLKQFYTAECEKLQSICIEEAEKYKAQLQEQVDNLNITHENFKLELENSHSEKVEELRKEYESSFSELKNAHESERKLLEGSFKEKHELLEKKIHELKCENESLSDKLKLEEQKQIAKEKANLKNPQIMYLEQELESLKAVLEIKNEKLHQQDIKLMKMEKLVENNTILMDKLKKVQQENEELKARMDKHMELSRQLSTEQAVLQESLEKESKVNKRLSMENEELLWKLHNGDLCSPRKLSPSSPSVPLQSPRNSGNFSSPTVSPR
- the MTUS1 gene encoding microtubule-associated tumor suppressor 1 isoform X5, producing MGCFGSKLCAYPSCAVARREEALKQHRELSQELVNLRGELVTTFAACEKLERDRNELQVAYEGFLQKLNEQHRGDLVELEERLKQFYTAECEKLQSICIEEAEKYKAQLQEQVDNLNITHENFKLELENSHSEKVEELRKEYESSFSELKNAHESERKLLEGSFKEKHELLEKKIHELKCENESLSDKLKLEEQKQIAKEKANLKNPQIMYLEQELESLKAVLEIKNEKLHQQDIKLMKMEKLVENNTILMDKLKKVQQENEELKARMDKHMELSRQLSTEQAVLQESLEKESKVNKRLSMENEELLWKLHNGDLCSPRKLSPSSPSVPLQSPRNSGNFSSPTVSPR